A stretch of the Mycobacteroides immunogenum genome encodes the following:
- the ripD gene encoding NlpC/P60 family peptidoglycan-binding protein RipD — MKRTLAAMVGIALLLATPGLASADVPRSPVDRQQVINAVIARGLAQRGVPYTYGGGNTDGPTTSTDTSPAAPASADATTSLLGLIPAPVAAPTPKVPGFDASGLMVYSYAAAGVKLPRRSGDQYNVGRKILPAQALPGDLIFYGPDGTQSVTMFLGNNLMLEASEPAVQVSQVRFNDMAPYLVRVID, encoded by the coding sequence ATGAAACGCACCCTCGCCGCCATGGTCGGCATCGCCCTATTGCTCGCCACCCCCGGGTTGGCGTCCGCTGATGTCCCGCGGAGCCCTGTGGATAGACAGCAGGTCATCAACGCGGTGATCGCGAGGGGACTCGCGCAACGTGGCGTGCCCTATACCTATGGCGGAGGCAACACCGACGGCCCCACCACCAGTACCGACACCTCGCCCGCCGCGCCGGCCTCGGCCGATGCGACGACGAGCCTGCTCGGGCTGATCCCCGCCCCGGTCGCCGCACCCACTCCGAAGGTTCCGGGATTCGACGCCTCGGGCCTGATGGTGTACTCGTATGCGGCCGCCGGCGTGAAGCTGCCTCGCCGGTCCGGTGACCAGTACAACGTTGGTCGCAAAATCCTTCCGGCGCAGGCCCTTCCGGGTGATCTCATCTTCTACGGACCCGACGGGACACAGAGCGTGACCATGTTCCTGGGAAACAACCTGATGCTGGAGGCGTCTGAACCCGCCGTGCAGGTCTCGCAGGTTCGCTTCAACGACATGGCCCCGTACCTGGTGCGTGTGATCGACTGA
- a CDS encoding SRPBCC family protein: MTEQVGDLTTVKFDHHYPYPAHRVWSILVSPHLFGQWIKDFETARYETGLTFSFSVFPFMGSGFVGEIDGSFTKVVDDELLAYRMTTRDGSISIDSCWTLNPDPRGTRLMVDATGFQPADTDQMRFRQLCLVGWPAVLDRIDELLRER, from the coding sequence GTGACGGAGCAGGTTGGGGACCTCACGACTGTCAAGTTCGATCATCACTACCCTTATCCGGCTCACCGGGTCTGGTCGATCCTTGTCTCACCGCATCTATTCGGGCAGTGGATCAAAGATTTCGAGACTGCGAGATATGAGACTGGACTTACCTTTTCGTTCAGCGTCTTCCCGTTCATGGGAAGCGGTTTCGTGGGCGAGATCGACGGTAGCTTCACCAAGGTGGTCGACGATGAGCTGTTGGCATACCGGATGACAACCCGGGACGGGTCGATCTCCATCGACTCGTGCTGGACGCTGAATCCAGATCCGAGGGGCACCCGGCTGATGGTCGATGCCACCGGTTTCCAGCCTGCCGACACCGATCAGATGCGGTTCCGGCAGTTGTGCCTTGTCGGATGGCCCGCGGTGCTGGACCGGATTGACGAGCTTCTGCGCGAACGCTGA
- a CDS encoding (2Fe-2S)-binding protein gives MSAVDQSAFGPFFTVQTHVAGEKPEPPWRFLSDLADGSGALRDRIEAVRRNLADRVAKSPDGVDLRVAASVTHLGVIARVIAPTIAAVVTGGPRISLKLNDVWWQDQLGGPFPLSVLQQQVGEREAGDNGLGSAVESVTQCVLDETGVSDRVLWGNVGSSANSAARLIGAARPDLSDAAHEAANSYLRDVRVDGGALRAGPAFRRRSCCLIYQLTDDRSAVCGDCVLEPMTD, from the coding sequence GTGAGCGCGGTGGACCAGTCAGCCTTCGGCCCCTTCTTCACCGTCCAGACACATGTCGCGGGGGAGAAGCCCGAACCTCCGTGGCGGTTCTTGTCGGACCTGGCCGATGGGTCGGGCGCGCTACGGGATCGGATCGAGGCTGTCCGGCGCAATCTCGCCGACCGTGTCGCGAAAAGCCCGGACGGGGTCGATCTGCGAGTTGCGGCCTCGGTCACCCATCTCGGCGTGATCGCGCGTGTCATCGCGCCGACCATTGCCGCCGTAGTGACCGGTGGCCCGCGCATCTCGCTAAAACTGAACGACGTGTGGTGGCAGGATCAATTGGGCGGCCCGTTTCCGCTATCCGTACTGCAGCAGCAAGTCGGCGAACGAGAAGCTGGGGACAACGGCCTCGGGTCTGCCGTGGAATCGGTGACACAGTGTGTGCTCGACGAGACCGGGGTAAGTGACCGTGTGCTGTGGGGAAACGTCGGATCGTCCGCCAACAGCGCGGCCCGGCTTATCGGCGCGGCACGGCCCGACCTGAGCGACGCCGCTCATGAGGCCGCGAACAGCTATCTGCGCGACGTGCGTGTCGATGGCGGAGCGTTGCGGGCCGGGCCGGCCTTTCGCCGGCGCAGCTGTTGCCTCATCTACCAG